The Engystomops pustulosus chromosome 4, aEngPut4.maternal, whole genome shotgun sequence genome contains a region encoding:
- the LOC140126082 gene encoding E3 ubiquitin-protein ligase TRIM21-like, which yields MASADLREELDCSICLTTYTDPVMLRCGHNFCRVCIDRVLDTQDGSGGYSCPECREDFKERPALMRNFTLMKIIENLLTTQPTPKETGIFCSYCVDSPVPAVRSCLHCEASLCDKHLNVHSKSPEHVLSDPSTSLENRRCSVHKKFLEYYCTEDDACICVSCATVGEHNGHNMESLNEAVQKKEEKLRNVLQKLITKRKETEERVQSLEEQRKKAEEKASGEAERVTALFIDIRRRLEDLEKRVLSEISRQKEESLSLFVLIQNLEIKKDELSRKMRHIEELCNMTDPLTVLQEPDTGDLCDPEEGGGDEDTGGHDNQRHDVDGLDVTVISDTLHTLFDIISGIRSGIYVEGPVDILLDVNTAHNNLHISDDLTTATRTQEKQNRPETAERFQDYQVMSSRRFTSGRLYWDVEISRSGRWIGGVCYPSIDRRGNPSLIGSNKKSWGLWGKCNHECYVINDRKVILLCDNISSDRVRICLDYEARELSFYELCDPIRHLHTFTTTFTEPLHAVLFVWEGSIRILGGGRNWKKPA from the coding sequence ATGGCGTCTGCTGATCTGAGAGAGGAGCTGGACTGCTCCATCTGTCTGACCACTTATACAGATCCTGTAATgctgagatgtggacacaacttctgccgggtcTGTATTGATCGTGTGCTGGATACACAGGACGGGTCTGGGGGTTATTCCTGTCCTGAATGTAGAGAAGATTTTAAGGAGCGGCCGGCACTGATGAGGAACTTTACTCTGATGAAAATAATAGAAAACTTACTGACTACTCAACCAACACCGAAAGAAACCGGGATCTTCTGCTCTTACTGTGTGGactctcctgtacctgctgtgagGTCCTGTCTACATTGTGAGGCTTCTCTGTGTGATAAACACCTAAATGTTCACAGCAAGTCACCAGAACACGTCTTATctgaccccagcacttccctggAGAACAGAAGATGTTCTGTCCATAAAAAGTTTCTGGAATATTACTGCACAGAGGACGATGcttgtatctgtgtgtcctgtgcTACTGTTGGGGAACATAATGGACATAACATGGAGTCACTGAATGAGGCTGTCCAAAAGAAGGAGGAGAAACTTAGAAATGTTCTCCAGAAACTGATCACAAAGAGAAAGGAGACTGAGGAAAGAGTCCAGAGTCTGGAAGAGCAAAGGAAAAAAGCAGAAGAAAAAGCATCTGGAGAAGCTGagagagtcactgccctgtttatagacatcaggagacgactggaggacctggagaagAGGGTCCTGAGTGAGATCTCCAGGCAGAAGGAAGAATCCCTCTCACTGTTTGTTCTGATCCAGAACTTGGAGATAAAGAAGGACGAGCTGTCCAGGAAGATGAGgcacattgaggagctgtgtaacatgactgatccactgactgtgttacaggaaccagacacaggtgacttgtgtgatcctgaggaggggggaggtgatgaggacacagggggacatgataacCAGCGCCATGATGTAGatggtctggatgtgactgtgatctcagacacattacacacattatttGACATAATATCAGGTATAAGGAGCGGGATCTATGTGGAGGGTCCTGTAGACATATTACTGGATGTAAACACGGCTCATAATAATCTCCATATATCAGACGACCTGACAACTGCAACCAGGACACAAGAGAAGCAGAATCGTCCAGAAACGGCAGAGAGATTCCAGGATTATCAGGTGATGAGCAGCCGGAGATTTACCTCAGGACGACTTTACTGGGATGTGGAGATCAGTAGATCAGGGAGGTGGATTGGGGGCGTGTGTTATCCCAGTATAGACAGGAGGGGAAATCCGTCACTTATCGGAAGTAATAAGAAATCCTGGGGTTTGTGGGGGAAGTGTAATCATGAGTGTTATGTGATAAATGACAGAAAAGTGATCCTGTTATGTGACAATATCTCCAGTGATAGAGTCCGGATCTGTCTGGATTATGAGGCGAGGGAGTTGTCCTTCtatgagctgtgtgaccccatcagacacttacacaccttcaccaccaccttcaccgagccccttcatgctgtgttATTTGTATGGGAAGGTTCTATAAGGATATTAGGGGGAGGCAGGAACTGGAAGAAACCAGCGTAA
- the LOC140126084 gene encoding E3 ubiquitin/ISG15 ligase TRIM25-like — translation MAAAALRDELDCSICLDTYTDPVMLRCGHNFCRDCIDQMLDTQDECGLYSCPECREEFVERPALMRNFTLSNIVRNFLHTESRPKAFAGIFCTYCIDSPVPAVKTCLLCEASLCDKHLKVHSKSPEHVLSDPSTSLENMKCPVHKKILEYYCTEDATCICVSCTLVGKHRGHQVESLDEASDNKKKKLRNVLQKLMTQRDETEKKISSMRERWIQAQEKASGEHVRVQTLFMDIRRRLDDLEKKILIEFCNQEEEVSHLFCFQIHQLEIKNDELSRKMRHIEELCNVTDPLIVLQEPDTGDLCDPEEGGGDEDTGGPDVDDLDVTVICDALHDIISGIKSGAYLGYPADILLDINTAGNNIHISKDLKSATRTQEVQNRPETAVRFQHPQVISRGTFTSGQHYWDVEGSSTGSWRVGMCYPSMDRKGDKSYIGNNNKSWSLKRRTWFNNECSVMHNKKEIRLLNNISCDKFRICLDYEAGRLSFYELCDSIRLLYTFNAIFTEPLHVALCVWDGSLKISDAK, via the coding sequence ATGGCGGCTGCTGCTCTGCGAGACGAGCTGGACTGCTCCATCTGCCTGGACACTTATACCGATCCTGTCATgctgagatgtggacacaacttctgccgggATTGCATTGACCAAATGCTGGATACACAGGACGAGTGTGGTCTTTATTCCTGTCCTGAATGTAGAGAAGAGTTTGTGGAGAGGCCGGCACTGATGAGGAACTTTACTCTGAGTAACATTGTGAGGAATTTCCTACATACTGAGTCTCGCCCAAAGGCGTTTGCTGGGATCTTCTGCACTTATTGTATTGactctcctgtacctgctgtgaaGACTTGTCTTCTGTGTGAAGCTTCTCTGTGTGATAAACACCTGAAAGTCCACAGCAAGTCACCAGAACACGTCTTATctgaccccagcacttccctggAGAACATGAAATGCCCTGTCCATAAGAAGATCCTGGAATATTACTGCACCGAAGACGCTACTTGTATCTGCGTGTCTTGTACTTTGGTTGGAAAACATCGAGGACATCAGGTGGAGTCACTGGATGAGGCTTCTGATAATAAGAAGAAGAAATTGAGAAATGTTCTTCAGAAACTGATGACACAAAGGGATGAGACTGAGAAAAAGATCTCGAGTATGAGGGAGCGCTGGATACAAGCCCAAGAAAAAGCATCTGGAGAACACGTGAGAGTCCAAACCCTGTTTATGGACATCAGGAGACGTCTGGATGACCTGGAGAAGAAGATCCTTATTGAGTTTTGCAATCAGGAGGAGGAAGTATCACACTTATTTTGTTTTCAGATTCATCAGCTTGAAATAAAGAATGACGAGCTTTCCAGGAAGATGAGgcacattgaggagctgtgtaacGTGACTGATCCACTGATTGTTttacaggaaccagacacaggtgacttgtgtgatcctgaggaggggggaggtgatgaggacactggtgGACCTGATGTAGATgatctggatgtgactgtgaTTTGTGACGCACTACATGATATAATATCAGGTATAAAGAGCGGGGCCTATCTAGGGTATCCTGCAGACATTTTACTGGATATAAATACAGCTGGTAATAATATTCACATATCAAAAGACTTGAAAAGTGCGACCAGAACCCAAGAGGTGCAAAATCGTCCAGAAACCGCAGTGAGATTCCAGCATCCTCAGGTGATCAGCAGAGGGACATTTACCTCAGGGCAacattactgggatgtggagGGCAGTAGCACGGGCAGTTGGAGGGTGGGGATGTGTTACCCCAGTATGGACAGGAAAGGTGATAAGTCATACATTGGAAATAATAACAAGTCCTGGAGCTTGAAGAGGAGGACTTGGTTCAATAACGAATGTTCAGTGATGCATAACAAGAAAGAGATCCGGTTACTAAACAATATCTCCTGTGATAAATTTCGTATATGTCTGGATTACGAGGCTGGGCGACTGTCCTTTTACGAATTATGTGACTCCATCAGACTCTTATACACCTTTAACGCCATCTTCACCGAGCCGCTTCATGTTGCCTTGTGTGTATGGGATGGCTCTTTAAAAATATCAGATGCCAAGTGA
- the LOC140125873 gene encoding E3 ubiquitin/ISG15 ligase TRIM25-like, whose translation MAAAALRDELDCSICLDTYTDPVMLRCGHNFCRDCIDQMLDTQDECGLYSCPECREEFVERPALMRNFTLSNIVRNFLHTESRPKAFAGIFCTYCIDSPVPAVKTCLLCEASLCDKHLKVHSKSPEHVLSDPSTSLENMKCPVHKKIVEYYCTEDATCICVSCTLVGKHRGHQVESLDEASDNKKKKLRNVLQKLMTQRDETEKKISSMRERWIQAQEKASGEHVRVQTLFMDIRRRLDDLEKKILIEFCNQEEEVSHLFCFQIHQLEIKNDELSRKMKDIEELCIKSGAYLGDPADILLDINTAGNNIHISKDLKSATRTQEVQNRPETAVRFQHPQVISRGTFTSGQHYWNVEGSSTGSWRVGMCYPSMDRKGDKSYIGNNNKSWSLKRRTWFNNECSVMHNKKEIRLLNNISCDKFRICLDYEAGRLSFYELCDSIRLLYTFNAIFTEPLHVALCVWDGSLKISDAK comes from the exons ATGGCGGCTGCTGCTCTGCGAGACGAGCTGGACTGCTCCATCTGCCTGGACACTTATACCGATCCTGTCATgctgagatgtggacacaacttctgccgggATTGCATTGACCAAATGCTGGATACACAGGACGAGTGTGGTCTTTATTCCTGTCCTGAATGTAGAGAAGAGTTTGTGGAGAGGCCGGCACTGATGAGGAACTTTACTCTGAGTAACATTGTGAGGAATTTCCTACATACTGAGTCTCGCCCAAAGGCGTTTGCTGGGATCTTCTGCACTTATTGTATTGactctcctgtacctgctgtgaaGACTTGTCTTCTGTGTGAAGCTTCTCTGTGTGATAAACACCTGAAAGTCCACAGCAAGTCACCAGAACACGTCTTATCTGATCCCAGCACTTCCCTGGAGAACATGAAATGTCCTGTCCATAAGAAGATCGTGGAATATTACTGCACCGAAGACGCTACTTGTATCTGCGTGTCTTGTACTTTGGTTGGAAAACATCGAGGACATCAGGTGGAGTCACTGGATGAGGCTTCTGATAATAAGAAGAAGAAATTGAGAAATGTTCTTCAGAAACTGATGACACAAAGGGATGAGACTGAGAAAAAGATCTCGAGTATGAGGGAGCGCTGGATACAAGCCCAAGAAAAAGCATCTGGAGAACACGTGAGAGTCCAAACCCTGTTTATGGACATCAGGAGACGACTGGATGACCTGGAGAAGAAGATCCTTATTGAGTTTTGCAATCAGGAGGAGGAAGTATCACACTTATTTTGTTTTCAGATTCATCAGCTTGAAATAAAGAATGACGAGCTTTCCAGGAAGATGAAGGacattgaggagctgt GTATAAAGAGCGGGGCCTATCTAGGGGATCCTGCAGACATTTTACTGGATATAAATACAGCTGGTAATAATATTCACATATCAAAAGACTTGAAAAGTGCGACCAGAACACAAGAGGTGCAAAATCGTCCAGAAACCGCAGTGAGATTCCAGCATCCTCAGGTGATCAGCAGAGGGACATTTACCTCAGGGCAACATTACTGGAATGTGGAGGGCAGTAGCACGGGCAGTTGGAGGGTGGGGATGTGTTACCCCAGTATGGACAGGAAAGGTGATAAGTCATACATTGGAAATAATAACAAGTCCTGGAGCTTGAAGAGGAGGACTTGGTTCAATAACGAATGTTCAGTGATGCATAACAAGAAAGAGATTCGGTTACTAAACAATATCTCCTGTGATAAATTTCGTATATGTCTGGATTACGAGGCTGGGCGACTGTCCTTTTACGAATTATGTGACTCCATCAGACTCTTATACACCTTTAACGCCATCTTCACCGAGCCGCTTCATGTTGCCTTGTGTGTATGGGATGGATCTTTAAAAATATCAGATGCCAAGTGA
- the LOC140126085 gene encoding E3 ubiquitin-protein ligase TRIM21-like produces the protein MASADLREELDCSICLTTYTDPVMLRCGHNFCRVCIDRVLDTQDGSGGYSCPECREEFQERPALLKDFALRKLIQNLLTTQPTPRETGIFCTYCVDSPVPAVRSCLHCEASLCDKHLKVHSKSPEHVLSDPSTSLENRKCSVHKELIKYYCTKDDICICVSCSLAGEHRGHQVEMLDEASEKKKKKLINILQKLITKREETEERVQSLEELRRKAQEKASGEAERVTALFIDIRRRLDDLEKRVLSDISRQEKEKSLSLSALIQKLEIQKDELSRKMGHIEELCNMTDPLTVLQEPDTGDLCDPEEGGGDEDTGGHDNQRHDVDGLDVTVISDTLHTLCDIISGIRSRIYVMVPADILLDVNTAGNYLHISDDLKTATRTQEKQNYPKTAERFQDYPQVMSSRRFTSGRHYWDVEGSRKGMWSVGMCYPSISKIGRQSYIGDNNKSWGLKWYNNQYSVIHDSNEIQLCDNISSDRFRICLDYEAGELSFYELCDPIRHLHTFTTTFTEPLRAVLCVWEGSIWSTTNF, from the coding sequence ATGGCGTCTGCCGACCTGAGAGAGGAGCTGGACTGCTCCATCTGTCTGACCACTTATACAGATCCTGTAATgctgagatgtggacacaacttctgccgggtcTGTATTGATCGTGTGCTGGATACACAGGACGGGTCTGGAGGTTATTCCTGTCCTGAATGTAGAGAAGAGTTTCAGGAGCGGCCTGCACTCTTGAAGGACTTTGCTCTCCGTAAATTAATACAGAATTTACTGACTACTCAACCAACACCGAGAGAAACCGGGATCTTCTGCACTTACTGTGTGGactctcctgtacctgctgtgagGTCCTGTCTACATTGTGAGGCTTCTCTGTGTGATAAACACCTGAAAGTCCACAGCAAGTCACCAGAACACGTCTTATctgaccccagcacttccctggAGAACAGGAAATGTTCTGTCCATAAGGAACTTATAAAGTATTACTGTACTAAGGATGAcatctgtatctgtgtgtcctgcagtttGGCCggagaacatcggggacaccaggTGGAGATGCTGGATGAGGCCTctgagaagaaaaagaagaaactaATAAATATTCTCCAGAAACTGATCACaaagagagaggagactgaggagagagtccagagtctggaggagctcaggagaaaaGCTCAAGAAAAAGCCTCTGGAGAAGCTGagagagtcactgccctgttTATAGACATCAGGAGACGACTGGACGACCTGGAGAAGAGGGTCCTGAGTGACATCTCCAGGCAGGAGAAGGAAAAGTCCCTTTCGCTGTCTGCTCTGATCCAGAAGCTGGAGATACAGAAGGACGAGCTGTCCAGGAAGATGGGgcacattgaggagctgtgtaacatgactgatccactgactgtgttacaggaaccagacacaggtgacttgtgtgatcctgaggaggggggaggtgatgaggacacagggggacatgataacCAGCGCCATGATGTAGatggtctggatgtgactgtgatctcagacacattacacacattatgtGACATAATATCAGGTATAAGGAGCAGGATCTATGTGATGGTCCCTGCAGACATATTACTGGATGTAAACACGGCTGGTAATTATCTCCATATATCAGACGACCTGAAAACTGCAACCAGGACACAAGAGAAGCAGAATTATCCCAAAACAGCAGAGAGATTCCAGGATTATCCTCAGGTGATGAGCAGCCGGAGATTTACCTCAGGACGacattactgggatgtggagGGCAGTAGAAAAGGAATGTGGAGTGTGGGGATGTGTTATCCCAGTATAAGCAAAATTGGGCGACAGTCATACATTGGAGATAATAATAAGTCCTGGGGTTTAAAGTGGTATAATAACCAGTATTCAGTGATACATGACAGTAATGAGATCCAGTTATGTGACAATATCTCCAGTGATAGATTCCGGATCTGTCTGGATTATGAGGCGGGGGAGTTGTCCTTCtatgagctgtgtgaccccatcagacacttacacaccttcaccaccaccttcaccgagCCCCTTCGTGCTGTGTTATGTGTTTGGGAAGGTTCTATATGGTCTACTACAAACTTCTGA